Proteins encoded by one window of Cyanobium sp. NS01:
- a CDS encoding aminotransferase class I/II-fold pyridoxal phosphate-dependent enzyme — protein sequence MSNPCWARDQLHGASARIAPFAERHTAGVQPRLERVLAALAAERVGVQHFASVSGYGHGDQGREVLDRVFARVLQAEAAAVRLQFVSGTHAIAAALFGVLRPGDRLLSLTGRPYDTLEEVIGLRGQGQGSLAEFGVRYAEVPLSAAGRVDLEAVDLALGEPTRMVLIQRSCGYSWRPSLSITAIAELAERVKRRQPGCVVFVDNCYGELVQGQEPTAVGADLIAGSLIKNLGGTIAPTGGYVAGRAELVEQACCRLTAPGIGAEGGTSFDLNRLLFQGLFLAPQMVAEALICSELVAQVFSDLGYATQPRPGEPRSDVIQAVRLGCPERLATVCRAFQAASPVGAYLDPVPAPMPGYASELVMAGGTFIDGSTSELSADAPLREPYVLFAQGGTHRAHARIALERALAALAESGHGPPD from the coding sequence ATGTCCAACCCCTGCTGGGCCCGCGACCAGCTCCATGGCGCCAGCGCCCGCATCGCCCCCTTCGCCGAGCGCCACACGGCCGGCGTGCAGCCCCGACTGGAGCGGGTGCTGGCGGCCCTGGCGGCGGAGCGGGTGGGGGTGCAGCACTTCGCCTCGGTGAGCGGCTACGGCCATGGCGACCAGGGCCGCGAGGTGCTCGATCGGGTGTTCGCGCGGGTGCTGCAGGCCGAGGCCGCCGCCGTGCGGCTGCAGTTCGTCAGTGGCACCCACGCCATCGCCGCCGCCCTGTTCGGCGTGCTGCGGCCCGGGGATCGGCTGCTTTCCCTCACGGGCCGTCCCTACGACACCCTCGAGGAGGTGATCGGCCTGCGCGGGCAGGGCCAGGGGTCCCTGGCCGAGTTCGGCGTCCGCTACGCCGAAGTGCCTCTGAGCGCCGCCGGCCGGGTGGATCTGGAGGCGGTGGACCTGGCCCTGGGTGAACCGACGCGGATGGTGCTGATCCAGCGCAGCTGCGGCTACAGCTGGCGGCCCTCCCTCTCGATCACGGCGATCGCCGAGCTGGCCGAGAGGGTGAAGCGGCGCCAGCCCGGCTGTGTGGTGTTCGTGGACAACTGCTACGGCGAACTGGTGCAGGGGCAGGAACCCACCGCCGTGGGGGCCGATCTGATCGCCGGCTCCCTGATCAAGAACCTGGGCGGCACGATCGCCCCCACCGGCGGCTACGTGGCCGGCCGCGCCGAGCTGGTGGAGCAGGCCTGCTGCCGGCTCACCGCCCCGGGCATCGGCGCCGAGGGCGGCACCAGCTTCGACCTCAACCGCCTGCTGTTCCAGGGGCTGTTTCTGGCGCCCCAGATGGTGGCCGAGGCCCTGATCTGCAGCGAGCTGGTGGCCCAGGTGTTCAGTGACCTCGGCTACGCCACCCAGCCGCGGCCCGGGGAACCGCGCAGCGATGTGATCCAGGCGGTGCGGCTTGGCTGCCCCGAGCGGCTGGCCACGGTGTGCCGCGCCTTTCAGGCCGCTTCCCCGGTGGGCGCCTACCTGGATCCGGTGCCGGCGCCGATGCCCGGCTACGCCAGTGAACTGGTGATGGCGGGCGGCACCTTCATCGACGGCAGCACCAGTGAGTTGTCCGCCGATGCGCCGCTGCGGGAGCCCTATGTGCTGTTTGCCCAGGGCGGCACCCACCGGGCCCATGCCCGCATCGCTCTGGAACGGGCCCTGGCGGCCCTCGCCGAATCCGGGCATGGTCCTCCAGACTGA
- a CDS encoding acyl-CoA desaturase, translated as MLAALRSRRKPLPPRQRRYKLGTTGFMLAMHVGAVVALLPRFWSWQALVALAFLYWMTVLGVTLGLHRLVTHRSFSAPLWLERTLVLMGAMACQSGPIEWVGLHRHHHKFSDQPNDHHDAGRGLWWAHSGWMLHQIPALEHVERLTGDLQRDPFYRWLDRWFLLLQAPLGVALYAYGELAGVHGGGLGLVLWAIPLRLVLVYHVTWLVNSATHAFGYRNFNCPDRSRNCWWVAILTFGEGWHNNHHAFPHSARHGLRWFELDITWQHIRLLRALGWARRVRLAHYRP; from the coding sequence CTGCTGGCTGCCCTGCGCAGCCGCCGCAAGCCCCTGCCCCCCCGGCAACGGCGCTACAAGCTCGGCACCACCGGCTTCATGCTGGCCATGCACGTGGGGGCCGTGGTGGCCCTGCTGCCGAGGTTCTGGAGCTGGCAGGCCCTGGTGGCCCTGGCGTTCCTCTACTGGATGACCGTGCTGGGCGTGACGCTGGGCCTGCACCGGCTGGTGACCCACCGCAGTTTCAGTGCCCCCCTCTGGCTGGAGCGCACCCTGGTGCTGATGGGTGCCATGGCCTGCCAGAGCGGGCCGATCGAGTGGGTGGGCCTGCACCGCCACCACCACAAGTTCTCCGACCAGCCCAACGACCACCACGACGCCGGCCGCGGCCTCTGGTGGGCCCACAGCGGCTGGATGCTGCACCAGATCCCAGCCCTGGAGCACGTGGAGCGGCTCACCGGGGATCTGCAGCGCGACCCCTTCTACCGCTGGCTGGATCGCTGGTTTCTGCTGCTGCAGGCGCCCCTCGGCGTCGCCCTCTATGCCTATGGCGAGCTGGCCGGGGTGCACGGCGGCGGGCTGGGCCTGGTGCTCTGGGCCATCCCGCTGAGGCTGGTGCTCGTGTACCACGTGACCTGGCTGGTGAACTCCGCGACCCACGCCTTCGGCTACCGCAACTTCAACTGCCCCGACCGCTCGCGCAACTGCTGGTGGGTGGCGATCCTCACCTTCGGCGAGGGCTGGCACAACAACCACCACGCCTTCCCCCACTCGGCGCGCCACGGCCTGCGCTGGTTCGAGCTGGACATCACCTGGCAGCACATCCGCCTGCTGAGGGCCCTGGGCTGGGCGCGGCGCGTGCGGCTGGCCCACTACCGCCCCTGA
- the gcvP gene encoding aminomethyl-transferring glycine dehydrogenase yields the protein MTSSLINTTAQAAVQADAAPQSVQSSRSPGAPGPQLDPLPRPSFVERHIGPDGAEQAQLLAELGLTSLEDLSSQVVPADILLSSEQAAEGLPAPCDEATALAELAEIAAANGVVRSLIGQGYHATITPALIQRHVFENPAWYTAYTPYQAEIAQGRLEALLNFQTLISELTGLPIANASLLDEATAAAEAMALARAVSKRTTANTFLVDAQVLPQTLAVLRTRAEPLGITIRPIDAAGLAGDLAAGSDQGLWAEAFGLLLQLPGQDGRLWDPAPLLAAAAVAGVVSAVAIDPLAQVLLAPVGELGADIAIGSAQRFGVPMGCGGPHAAFFATRETYKRQIPGRLVGRSIDAEGRPALRLALQTREQHIRRDKATSNICTAQVLLAVIAGFYAVHHGPAGLTAMAERVTRLRLALVAGLRALDLVPEPGPGFDTVLLHSTRSEQLLQAARTGGFNLRRLEGAVGISLDEASSAEELARLLACLATVTASAGVASGHASAAELAAERARLACQESLHQADWRQAWQGIPQRQGAWLQQPMFQEHRSETELLRYIQQLASRDLSLVHAMIPLGSCTMKLNAAAELAPVSWPAFARLHPYAPAEQLRGYRRLAADLEQWLAAITGFAGVSLQPNAGSQGEYAGLLAIRAWHHSRGEQHRDICLIPTSAHGTNPASAVMAGMQVVAVACDAQGNIDLADLEAKASRHGERLAALMVTYPSTHGVFETAIRRIGELVHAQGGQVYLDGANLNAQVGLCKPGLYGADVCHLNLHKTFCIPHGGGGPGVGPIAVAAHLVPFLPGDPSGLQPAAAGAGPVAAAPLGSASILPISWMYIRMMGGSGLRAASQVALLSANVLAERLDPHFPVLYRGAGGRVAHECILDLRPLKRSCGLEVDDLAKRLMDYGFHAPTVSWPVAGTVMVEPTESEGLAELDRFCAAMVAIRAEAAAIESGVVDRDNNPLRRAPHTLAAVTADVWDRPYSRSQAAFPAGEQQQASKFWPSVARIDNAYGDRNLACTCPSVEELALKEPLATAA from the coding sequence ATGACCTCATCGCTGATCAACACCACGGCCCAGGCGGCAGTCCAGGCTGATGCCGCGCCCCAGTCCGTCCAGTCCTCTCGCAGCCCCGGGGCCCCTGGCCCGCAACTCGACCCCCTGCCCCGCCCCAGCTTCGTGGAGCGGCACATCGGGCCCGATGGGGCCGAGCAGGCGCAGCTGCTGGCCGAGCTCGGCCTCACCAGCCTCGAAGATCTGTCCTCCCAGGTGGTGCCGGCCGACATCCTCCTGAGCTCCGAGCAGGCCGCCGAAGGGCTGCCCGCCCCCTGCGACGAGGCCACCGCCCTGGCGGAGCTGGCCGAGATCGCCGCCGCCAATGGGGTGGTGCGCTCCCTGATCGGCCAGGGCTACCACGCCACCATCACGCCGGCGCTGATCCAGCGCCACGTGTTCGAGAACCCCGCCTGGTACACCGCCTACACCCCGTACCAGGCCGAAATCGCCCAGGGACGACTGGAGGCCCTGCTCAACTTCCAGACCCTGATCAGCGAGCTGACGGGCCTGCCGATCGCCAACGCCTCCCTGCTCGATGAGGCCACCGCCGCCGCTGAGGCGATGGCCCTGGCCCGGGCCGTCAGCAAACGCACCACGGCCAACACGTTCCTGGTGGATGCCCAGGTGCTGCCCCAGACCCTGGCCGTGCTGCGCACCCGGGCGGAACCGCTGGGCATCACGATCCGCCCGATCGATGCCGCCGGCCTGGCTGGCGACCTGGCGGCGGGCAGTGACCAAGGCCTGTGGGCGGAAGCCTTTGGGCTGTTGCTGCAGCTCCCCGGCCAGGACGGCCGCCTCTGGGACCCGGCGCCACTGCTGGCGGCGGCGGCCGTGGCGGGGGTGGTGAGTGCCGTGGCGATCGATCCCCTGGCCCAGGTGCTGCTCGCTCCCGTGGGCGAGCTGGGGGCCGACATCGCCATCGGCAGCGCCCAGCGTTTCGGCGTGCCGATGGGCTGTGGCGGGCCCCATGCGGCCTTCTTCGCCACCCGCGAGACCTACAAGCGCCAGATCCCCGGCCGCCTGGTGGGTCGCTCCATCGATGCCGAGGGCCGTCCGGCCCTGCGGCTGGCCCTGCAGACTCGCGAGCAGCACATCCGCCGCGACAAGGCCACCAGCAACATCTGCACCGCCCAGGTGCTGCTGGCGGTGATCGCCGGCTTCTATGCCGTGCACCACGGTCCGGCCGGCCTCACCGCCATGGCCGAGCGGGTCACCCGGCTGCGGCTGGCCCTGGTGGCCGGGTTGCGGGCCCTGGACCTGGTCCCGGAGCCGGGCCCTGGTTTCGACACGGTGCTGCTGCACAGCACCCGCTCTGAGCAGCTGCTGCAGGCCGCCCGGACGGGCGGCTTCAACCTGCGGCGCCTGGAGGGCGCCGTGGGCATCAGCCTCGACGAGGCCAGCAGTGCTGAGGAGCTGGCCCGGCTGCTGGCCTGCCTGGCGACGGTCACGGCCTCAGCTGGTGTGGCCTCCGGCCACGCGAGTGCGGCTGAGCTGGCCGCCGAGCGCGCCCGGCTGGCCTGCCAGGAGAGCCTGCACCAGGCCGACTGGCGCCAGGCCTGGCAGGGCATCCCCCAACGGCAGGGGGCCTGGCTGCAGCAGCCCATGTTTCAGGAACACCGCAGCGAAACCGAGCTGCTGCGCTACATCCAGCAGCTGGCGAGCCGGGATCTCTCCCTGGTGCACGCCATGATCCCGCTGGGCAGCTGCACCATGAAGCTCAATGCCGCCGCCGAGCTGGCCCCGGTGAGCTGGCCCGCCTTCGCTCGCCTGCACCCTTACGCTCCCGCCGAGCAGCTGCGGGGCTACCGCCGCCTCGCCGCCGACCTGGAGCAGTGGCTGGCAGCCATCACCGGCTTCGCGGGCGTCTCGCTGCAGCCCAACGCCGGCTCCCAGGGCGAGTACGCCGGCCTGCTGGCGATCCGCGCCTGGCACCACAGCCGTGGCGAGCAGCACCGCGACATCTGCCTGATTCCCACCAGTGCCCACGGCACCAATCCCGCCAGCGCGGTGATGGCGGGCATGCAGGTGGTGGCGGTGGCCTGCGACGCCCAGGGCAACATCGACCTGGCCGATCTGGAGGCCAAGGCCAGCCGCCATGGCGAGCGCCTCGCCGCTCTGATGGTCACCTATCCCTCCACCCACGGCGTGTTCGAAACCGCCATTCGCCGCATCGGTGAGCTGGTGCATGCCCAGGGCGGTCAGGTGTATCTCGACGGCGCCAACCTCAACGCCCAGGTCGGACTCTGCAAGCCTGGGCTCTACGGCGCCGACGTGTGCCACCTCAACCTGCACAAGACCTTCTGCATCCCCCATGGCGGCGGCGGTCCGGGGGTGGGCCCGATCGCGGTGGCGGCCCATCTCGTGCCCTTCCTGCCCGGTGACCCCTCCGGGCTGCAGCCGGCTGCAGCCGGGGCTGGGCCGGTGGCGGCCGCGCCCCTGGGCAGCGCCTCCATCCTGCCGATCAGCTGGATGTACATCCGCATGATGGGCGGCTCCGGCCTGCGGGCTGCCAGCCAGGTGGCCCTGCTCAGCGCCAACGTGCTGGCCGAGCGCCTCGATCCCCACTTCCCCGTGCTTTACCGGGGGGCGGGGGGCCGGGTGGCCCATGAGTGCATCCTCGATCTGCGGCCCCTCAAGCGCAGCTGCGGCCTGGAGGTGGACGATCTGGCCAAGCGGCTGATGGACTACGGCTTCCACGCCCCCACGGTGAGCTGGCCGGTGGCGGGCACCGTGATGGTGGAGCCCACCGAGAGCGAGGGGCTGGCCGAGCTGGATCGCTTCTGCGCCGCGATGGTGGCGATCCGGGCCGAGGCGGCCGCCATCGAGTCGGGCGTGGTGGACCGCGACAACAACCCGCTGCGGCGGGCCCCCCACACCCTGGCTGCCGTCACCGCCGACGTCTGGGACAGGCCCTACAGCCGCAGCCAGGCGGCGTTCCCTGCCGGAGAGCAGCAGCAGGCGAGCAAGTTCTGGCCCAGCGTGGCTCGGATCGACAATGCCTACGGCGATCGCAACCTGGCCTGCACCTGCCCGTCGGTTGAGGAACTGGCTCTGAAGGAGCCTTTGGCTACGGCGGCCTGA
- the gcvH gene encoding glycine cleavage system protein GcvH, whose product MALSYPSDCRYADSHEYVRPDGDNVRLGLSAFAIDQLGDIVFVELPAVGDELTQGQSCGSIESVKAVEDLLAPISGVVQARNEAVIASPEELQNDPYGEGWLLLLQPSEPAQLENLLEATAYAAKVEGH is encoded by the coding sequence ATGGCGCTCTCCTATCCCAGCGACTGTCGCTATGCCGACAGCCACGAATACGTGCGCCCCGATGGCGACAACGTGCGTCTGGGCCTGAGCGCCTTCGCCATCGACCAGCTCGGCGACATCGTCTTTGTCGAACTGCCTGCGGTGGGGGATGAGCTCACCCAGGGCCAGAGCTGCGGCAGCATCGAGTCGGTGAAGGCGGTCGAAGACCTGCTGGCTCCGATCTCCGGGGTGGTGCAGGCCCGCAACGAGGCCGTGATCGCCAGCCCCGAAGAACTGCAGAACGATCCCTACGGCGAGGGCTGGCTGCTGCTGCTGCAGCCCAGCGAGCCGGCCCAGCTGGAGAACCTGCTGGAGGCGACGGCCTACGCCGCCAAGGTGGAGGGCCACTGA